The following DNA comes from Lepidochelys kempii isolate rLepKem1 chromosome 9, rLepKem1.hap2, whole genome shotgun sequence.
GGTCCTACCCAACTCCTGTCTAAATGAATGGGAAGATTCCTATTAACCTGAATAGGAACTAGATTGGGCCCTATGAGTCCTACTGTCtcagaggaaaagaaaaacattttggaaaCCTCAGTTACCTGAACAACCTTTCTAAAACTGTACCATTATTATGTCTAAAGTCCAATATCTCTGGATATTCCAGAGCTAGAAACCATAACCTGTTGGAAACTTAGGCATCCCCAGCTTTCCAATGGCATAAATCTTACGATATTAGTTCTCACCTTAAACCATCACTGGTCCAGGGCTGAAAATTGCCTCACCTACATCTCAGATCAGTGTAACTATTTTTCTGAAGAGTAAAGGAAACTTCACCAGGTTGTTTGAAAAAGACATACACATGGCAGTAACAGCCATATGATACTGTACGTTGCAAAGCCAATTGAAAAATTCTTGCTCTAATatcttcattttgtttcattcctTAAATCCTCTGCTTCCTTCCTTAATCTTCACTGTCTCCATTTCACTTCATCTGTTCCCTTCTGTCCCCAAACTACCCTTTACTCTTAAATCCAGGCTTCTGACTGGAGCAGTTCCACATACATATTACATGATAAATGCACCATTCATTTTCTCACCTGCACTCACCCCCCTAACTCATTTCTACTATGACATTCTAATTTTCTGAACTGCTAAGTAGCTTCATGCAGTTCTTTTTTAAAGCCAACCTGctggcaaaatgttttttttttatacaaacaTATATTAGTAGGCATATTAACCTTTTGGGGGTAAAAACACAGAGTCCTTTTAAACCAGGTGAAATCATTAACAGAAATACTTCACAACTGAAAAATAGAAGTATGAACTAGTTTCCTCTTCTCAGATGCTGTCTTCATCCATTCTGAATGTAGTGAGCATCACTGGAGTGTCTAttctttttcaggtttcagagtaacagccgtgttagtctgtattcgcaaaaagaaaaggagtacttgtggcaccttagagactaaccaatcatgctcaaataaattggttgtggcaccttagagactaaccaatttatttgagcatgattggttagtctctaaggtgccacaagtactccttttctttttattctttttcaatGGACCTCAAGTTTGTCATAgtaagaacagcattttattTAGCTGTAATTTTTCAGACAAACCTAAGGTAGGCAACCAGGCCTTCCTGAGCCCATTTCTTATTACTCTCATTTTATGCTATATTGACCATGATGCTGTGCATTTTAGTCATAAGCTATTTTTTCCACTTAAGTAAATTGCAGTATTAGAAGCAAGCAGAAAGACTACACTTATTTACTCAGAAGCGTTTCATATGTGCAGAGATTCATGTCAGATATTTGAATGAGGACACATTTGAACAATGACAGACTTGTGGCTTTCTTTGAATTGACTAACTAGGCTACAGTTTTATTATAACATACCTCAGGGCCAAACCTTCTTCTCTGAAGAACAGCTCTGGTCAGTAGGACTTGATGAGGGAAATCCGTAGATATTGTGGGATGGAATTCTCATGCCCAAGCCATAGAGCTGCTTCAGAGTCACTACTGCAATCTCAGGACGGTGGAGGATTTTATACCTGCTTTGCCACCGCTTCCCCACCCTACACTGGGGTTTTGGCCAGCAGATACATGTGgctacttccccccacccccgtcaggCAGCACACTCATAACTGCTCAAGTAGATGCACCTAATGAATGCATTTCTCAAGTACCCTCAGCATGGTATCAGGCAAGGGAGCCCAAGTGAACTATCCTCTGAATTTCCCACACATTCAGTCTCCCTCTACCATAACCACTATGCTGGTTCTCTCCTTTTCTCAGAGTTTCATGCATACATCAGATTTTGGCCATAAATGACCATTTTACCTGGAATAGAATCTTACTAGTGACAGAGATGAAAAGCTCCATATCACAAAACCAATCCTGAGTTATCTAGTCCTGCCTGACAGGAGTTAGGCTAAAATGAATTCCAGATGCAAATCTTTTATTCACATTGGAAATGTACAGATGCAAACTTTCAGAGATTCAATTGCACACAACAGATTTTGAATGTCAAACggaaaaaagttattttctgtATGATCAAGAGTACCCACTGCTAAGCCATCAGATTGTATTGAGCATGTAATGATATTGTAGCATCCTCATTAAAGCAGCTTTTTGAGACAAATGTTTTGAGTGTTAGAAAGGGGTGTGCAAAGGCAAATAGATTTTCATATAATCCAATAGCGTGCAGGCCTAGAAGCCTGTTCAGTCTGAGCTGTTCAAAAGAAGGGGTGAATTCTACTGGATGGGCAAAACAAAAAGTTAGTGAATACGAAGCACCAAGATCTTTTGTCAACCTAATAGTAGCAATCACCAGGCCAACAAGAACAGAAGGTACTCTCTTCATTTTTTTATATCATGTAGAAACGTAAGCTCTTTCCTCCCTGTCACTCCAAACACAATATTTTCTAATGAAGAATACATGCTCTTTCAGGGTCCAGAAACAAATGGCAACTGTCTATGGCAAATGAACAGTAAATTACAAATTAGCAAGCAAACTGTTGGTAAGGCCTTAACAGCATCAGTGTATGCAACTGATGTCAGAGCATATCCTTTATTCCGATCTGTGGTGATACTGATGAGGTGGATATAATATTTCATATGGATTTTACCACAACTCAAGGCCAACTGAAATCAGATGCAAGTCTCATGCTAATGTTACATTTTTAATTCAGTGCTGATTTGTTGTTAATACTCTCAAAACTGGTCCAGATACCTATACATAAAAGTTTTATTTCCTGTATGGAGACAGTTtgctcaaaaataaaaaagtgatcAGTCACAGATTTTACAATACATTCTTAAGAGTTGTATGCTTGGATATATGGTCAAGTTCTTAGCCAAATAGTGGGAACTCAGTGGGGAAAACTCCCCTGTTTTGTTACTAACAAGAAATATCCCATTTTCCTCAGTTACTTTATAATAGGAAACattttgcagaaagaaaaatCACTTGAATCAAAATATTCAAGTTTGGAGAATTCTAAAAATATATGTGATGGCTGCAATTTTCAAAACATATCCTTTATACCAAAGAGCTGAATTGCTgaagtttgcttttctgaaatGCATTTATACTTAGCATGGAGAACATGGCTTTTGTGGATAGGTAGAAGAAGTATGCTTAGTTGTCTAACTGCTGCTAATAGCCTTTTCTGCTCTCCATCCCTCTCTTGGTTTAGAGTAGTCCCACGGTTGTCTGTTCTCAGTGTATCCATACAGTTTCCGCAGTGCCACACGGGTAGCTTCCTCCTCTGCAGCTAACACTGTTTCACCAGGACCTTCAGCTATAAGCTTCTTATcactgggagggaaaaaaaaaaaatcaagtaagtGTCCTCATGAGAAAACTGTGAACACCACTGTGCACCATTAATATATAATATGAGTCCTCTAACCAGCATTTCATATTTATTGGAAGGAAAACATTTAGATTATGGTGGTCTTTTGGGCAACTGTACATGAGTATATACTTGTTGATGGACACTCAGGTAAGAATTACACCGAATTTCTGAAGTACAACTGTGTTAACTCAGATTTACATTCCATTACCTATTGCCTGAACTATCCAATCTCcgttagaactttttaaaaatatacaagtaCATCATTTGTGCATCATCTTGATACCCCTCTCTCTTTTCCTGGTAAACAATCATTTTGAAGTGTCTTGTCTTTACACAGTTCAGCAACAGATTTATTCAAAAACAGTTCAATTAGCAGAGAAACAATCTTCATGGCTACATAAATGAGGCCATGATTTAGCCTTAAATACTCTAAAGTAACCCTTGTACTTGGAGGGTTCTCTTGTCAATCCCACTTCCCTTTTGCATCCTCTGCCCATGCTACTGAAGCATGGAATGGTTTCATTCTTTTTCAAAGCTGTTCAACAATAATGTCTGCAAGAACCCTATTAAAATTTGCACCTGCACCCAATGTACTGCATGTGTCGATACTAGATTATAAACTCCTTGAGACGGGGGACTGTCTCTTTATGCATTTGTATGGGAATGAACATGTCAATCCTCAAACATTTATATAAAGTCCATTGCATAAATTGCATCTCTCttccaaaattatttttacaTGGCAACTTTAACAAGGGCAACTTGTAAAAAACAGAccatttccttcctccctccccccaaaactggaATCCGTTTGACTTCAGATGAAAGTTTTACTAACCAGTACAATCCAACAAAGTACAGTGGTAGAACTGTACTGGCTCCTGACTGCCTGGTAAGTCTTGGTTCTGGAGCAGATATATTCCTCTTGGCCAATTCCTCCACTAGCAAACCCATTGGGTTTATAACATCCCAGATCTCAAAAAGGTCTTTTCCAATCAGTTGAGGAATTAAGAAGTCCTGAACAAAAACATTACAATTAACAGAAAGGAAGGGGAGTGAATGCTCTGGTGCTTTATAAGTACTAACTAACTATAGAGTTATGTGGTAGAAAATCCAATACAGAAATGTTGCAGTACAAGATATTTTGAATGAAATTCGCGATCCCGTAAACAATGAGACAGAATTGTCTAAATAGGAAGGAAGCTGTTCTCCATTAATAGTTGCTTTTTCCTACAGACATATCTGAATGTCATACAGCAGAAGTAACATGGTTTTAAGTTGTTTCATATTATGTCTCTTAGCTGACATTTCTCTGATACAAAATTAGAAGTAAATGGCATAAACTGGAAGGATAGCAACTGCTAAAATGACTTCCCTCTCACAATATATTTTAATACGAAACCTTTTGATGTTTGATTCCAGGGAGACTCTTAACAAATCTCTGAATTGATCTGACTTTCTATGCATAATGTTAAGAAATTGCAGTGTTTTTCTggaacagtttcatgactgtacTAACCATCAAATAACTGTTTAAAAAGTTATACTGCAGCCACTGATTCAGCCATAAAATATCTAACAAATCAGGCCAAAAGTAAACAGTGCTACTCAAATAAATAATAGGCTACTATTCCTTGAAAAGTAGAGGTTGACTTAGGTAAAgtggaatcataggactggaagggacctctctaggtcatctagttcagtcccctgcaccatggcaggactatgtattagctagaccatccctcacaggtgtttgtctattctgcttttaaaaatcttcaatgatggagattccacaccctgcgtaggcaatttattccagtgcttaaccatcccgacagttagaaagattttcccaatgtccaacctaaactgctgcaatttaagcccactgcttcttttcctatcctcagaggttaaggagaacaatttttctccttgtaacaaccttttatgtacttgaatacttatgtcccctctgtcttctcttctccagactaaacaaacagttttttcaatcttccctcgtaggtcatgttttctagacctttaattgtttttgttgttcttctctggactttctccaatttgtccacatctttcctgaaatgtggtgcccagaactggacacagtacttcagttgagggcctaatcagcgtggagtagaacagaagaattacttatcatgtcttgcttacaaaattcctgctaatacatcctagaatgccgtttgcttttttttttttttttccccccacaagtgttaagctgttgactcatatttgtCTTataatccactatgacccccagatccctttctgcagtactctttcttaggcagtcatttcccgttttgtatgtgCGCAACTGATGGTTCCATCCTAAGTGGAATATATCTCCTAGCTCTTGCATATATGCACATCAGTTAGACCTGAATGCGGGAAATAAGTTTGTAGGGGGTCTGGCCTCTGCCAGCAGTCAGGGATAagatactatttatttatttttggtcttATAATTTGAGACTGGGATCGCTACAGCCTTAGAGAGGtgccaaagaaataaaaataataactgTAACTGCTAGTACTTACTCTGATAAATATCCCTGTTTTCTGATGCCCACTGCTTTCAAACAATGCTCCTATTACAGCAAAGAAAGTCTTCTGCAGCACACTGGGTGGAACAGGAAACTCTGCACAAAGCGTTAAATCCTGTATGGATAGGTTTCTGGCCACATAAGACACAAGTTCCTGGCTCGTGAGAAAATCAACGAGGGCTCGTATCCCTTCAGAGGGCATCTTTGGATAAGCATCTTCAAAACAGTGAGTGAGGTAAGAGCGTGAAAGAGATACCCCTTGTTCAGAAAGTTTGTGATTATCCTGGAGATTGAGGGCAACCGCTTCTTTGTCTAGCCCAAGTTCTTGGCGTCTGGTCTCCTCACTTTTAATATAACAGGAATTAACAAATGCAGTTTTGAGGAGGTCCAAGGAAAAGGTTTCATGTAGTCGGTGGCTAAAAGCCTGTATCTCTGCATGGTAATCCCAGTTAGGCTTCTCTGAACTACAAACATACAAGAGAGAATTAACTCAAGAGTAGAACTGAACTTCCAGACAGAGTGTCATCTGTTCCACTAAACAGCTTAGATATGAAACCATTTATTAAAAggaaatgtaaaaataaacagaGTATTTCAGACATCTTCAAGTCAGCTTATTGCTAGAGCCCTTCAAATCCGTGGATATCTGCATCCGGACAGTTTTTGTGGATCGTGGattggatgcggatacaaattttgtatccaggCAAGGGTCAAAATATAGCATCTCAAAGGGAAGGAGTTGTCTGCAGCTTATAGCCTATGAGGCCGCTGTCCCTTAACCTGCCCTTCCTCCTTCTTCTCCTTTTGACAGATGCCATGTAGGGTTgccagcaccccctcccaccaGATCACATGCCcccaaatattattatttgttgtttGCATTACTGTACTCtctaggagccctagtcctggATTAGGACCCTGTTGTgcgctaggccctgtacaaacacagaacaaaaagacagtcactgccccagACAGCTTATAATTTAAGTAAAAGATAAGAAATGATGAATGGATACAGagaggaaaataaaaggaaacaatgagaccataTGCCTCAGCAGCATAGGTCAGGGGAGGCCAAACCCCATCTTGAGAGCTACATGCAGCTCTCTTACAGTTATAGTGCATCTCACGGAGCCCCCCACAagcccccattctccacctaccagactggggtgagggtggggacacacagactcagggcttc
Coding sequences within:
- the MRPL44 gene encoding large ribosomal subunit protein mL44, whose translation is MATGLLRGLLLRAPRRLLAAAGGAGRGALGLQQQQRRGKKFWLCAYLEQQRLRAPATRRSEKPNWDYHAEIQAFSHRLHETFSLDLLKTAFVNSCYIKSEETRRQELGLDKEAVALNLQDNHKLSEQGVSLSRSYLTHCFEDAYPKMPSEGIRALVDFLTSQELVSYVARNLSIQDLTLCAEFPVPPSVLQKTFFAVIGALFESSGHQKTGIFIRDFLIPQLIGKDLFEIWDVINPMGLLVEELAKRNISAPEPRLTRQSGASTVLPLYFVGLYCDKKLIAEGPGETVLAAEEEATRVALRKLYGYTENRQPWDYSKPREGWRAEKAISSS